One segment of Hydrogenobacter sp. DNA contains the following:
- a CDS encoding glutamate-5-semialdehyde dehydrogenase yields the protein MSTEVLDYAEEKVNRARKVLRELTSLRTQIKNRALLLAGELMDSKRDFIKRENAKDVEYAKSLGLSDALIDRLVLNDKRIDGMIKILRDVASLQDPVGEITKMWTLPNGLKVGKMRVPLGVVFIVYESRPNVTVEASALCMKSSNAVILRGGKEAINSNRALVEILREASKMAGFPEDAIQFIDRPEREIVWELLQMEGKIDVAIPRGGESLIKAVAEKAKIPVIKHYKGVCNIYVDDEADLNKAYHIVYNAKVQRPSVCNAVENLIINRKILGKFFPRMAYILGRAGVELRCDEESLKVINSDPRLHFVRAVPAREEDYYEEFLDLILAVKVVDSLEEAIEFIEKYGSKHSDAIITENYTKAMKFLNEVDSAAVYVNASTRFTDGNEFGLGAEMGISTDKIHARGPMALEELTIQKFIIFGNGQIRDGVGVPEDIMRDLF from the coding sequence ATGAGTACAGAAGTTTTGGATTATGCGGAAGAAAAGGTAAATAGAGCGAGAAAGGTTCTGCGTGAGCTTACGTCCCTGAGGACGCAGATAAAAAACAGAGCGTTATTACTTGCCGGGGAGCTTATGGATAGCAAAAGGGACTTTATAAAACGAGAGAACGCAAAAGATGTGGAGTATGCAAAAAGTCTTGGCTTATCCGATGCACTCATCGATAGACTTGTCCTAAACGATAAAAGGATAGACGGTATGATAAAGATATTAAGAGATGTAGCTTCTTTGCAGGATCCGGTTGGTGAGATCACCAAGATGTGGACCTTGCCAAACGGTCTAAAAGTGGGGAAAATGCGGGTACCTTTGGGGGTCGTATTCATAGTTTACGAATCAAGACCCAATGTAACTGTGGAGGCATCAGCTTTGTGTATGAAGTCATCTAACGCGGTCATCCTTAGAGGTGGAAAGGAGGCGATAAACTCAAATAGAGCGCTTGTAGAAATACTCAGGGAAGCTTCAAAAATGGCAGGTTTTCCGGAAGATGCCATTCAGTTCATAGATAGACCAGAGAGGGAGATAGTCTGGGAACTTTTGCAGATGGAAGGTAAGATAGACGTTGCCATACCTAGAGGAGGCGAAAGTCTTATAAAAGCTGTTGCTGAAAAGGCAAAAATTCCAGTAATAAAGCACTACAAAGGGGTTTGCAACATATACGTAGATGATGAGGCTGATCTAAATAAAGCCTACCATATAGTTTACAATGCGAAGGTTCAAAGACCTTCGGTGTGCAACGCTGTAGAAAACTTGATAATAAACAGAAAGATACTCGGTAAGTTTTTCCCACGCATGGCTTACATACTCGGAAGGGCTGGGGTAGAACTAAGATGCGATGAAGAAAGCCTTAAGGTGATAAACTCAGATCCGAGACTACATTTTGTAAGAGCTGTTCCGGCAAGGGAAGAAGATTATTACGAAGAGTTCCTTGACCTTATTCTCGCTGTGAAGGTGGTTGATAGTTTAGAAGAAGCCATAGAGTTTATAGAAAAATATGGATCTAAGCATTCGGATGCCATAATAACGGAAAACTACACGAAGGCTATGAAGTTTTTGAACGAGGTGGACTCTGCTGCCGTTTACGTGAATGCATCAACGAGATTCACAGATGGTAATGAGTTTGGTCTTGGTGCAGAAATGGGCATATCCACCGACAAGATACACGCAAGGGGACCTATGGCTCTCGAAGAGTTGACCATACAGAAGTTCATAATTTTTGGAAACGGACAGATCAGAGACGGTGTTGGTGTGCCAGAAGATATCATGAGGGATCTCTTCTAA